The following are from one region of the Paenibacillus sabinae T27 genome:
- a CDS encoding MFS transporter translates to MFKALGPLLAAYSLASLGSYIFDIGIIVELYRRTGSPAAVGGYFIIQFLPALLLTPALGAFIDRWSRKRILLWTNLVRALTVGVLLIHLSVETIYAAAVLLGICDEVYAATANAIGPELAGPQDLPRFNSLLSASDSINLIAGPAVAGLCVSLGGIGISIGADAAVFALAALLVLLMPYRAPRKEAEAAGFLEEMKAGLRIVSGEPVVQKMLLVWGLLLAGVGSTGSLIVVFIGGTMGLPADNYGWVMAFQGAGIITGSVWIMSRKKAPRPGRLILLGMTLIGAGLLAVSTAGTLAVLLGAYLLIGLGAAAAPNGIRSTLQSELDPGVLGRVFITARFVVNTVRTLSIGAASLLAGITGLRAIFAAAALCVLLGGSAAYVMGRRGRLAGEGRREWN, encoded by the coding sequence TTGTTCAAGGCTCTTGGTCCGCTGCTCGCCGCTTACAGTCTGGCTTCGCTCGGCTCTTATATTTTTGACATCGGCATTATCGTTGAGCTATACCGGAGGACGGGTTCTCCCGCCGCCGTCGGAGGATATTTCATTATTCAGTTTCTGCCCGCGCTGCTGCTGACTCCGGCCCTCGGAGCTTTCATCGACCGCTGGAGCCGCAAACGGATACTGCTGTGGACGAATCTTGTACGGGCCCTGACGGTAGGCGTCCTGCTGATCCACTTATCCGTCGAAACGATCTATGCGGCCGCTGTGCTGCTCGGGATATGCGACGAAGTCTACGCCGCCACGGCTAATGCCATCGGTCCCGAGCTTGCCGGCCCGCAGGACCTTCCGCGCTTCAATTCGCTGCTCTCCGCATCGGACTCGATAAATCTGATCGCCGGTCCCGCCGTTGCCGGACTCTGCGTGTCGCTTGGCGGCATTGGTATAAGCATCGGAGCAGATGCCGCCGTGTTCGCGCTTGCAGCCCTGCTGGTGCTGCTGATGCCGTACCGGGCTCCGCGCAAGGAAGCTGAGGCTGCGGGATTTCTTGAGGAGATGAAGGCGGGGCTGCGGATCGTTTCGGGCGAGCCGGTTGTCCAAAAAATGCTGCTCGTCTGGGGGCTGCTGCTCGCCGGCGTCGGCAGCACAGGCTCGCTGATCGTTGTCTTCATCGGCGGCACGATGGGGCTTCCGGCCGATAATTACGGATGGGTGATGGCCTTTCAGGGGGCGGGAATCATTACCGGTTCCGTATGGATTATGTCAAGGAAAAAGGCCCCGCGTCCCGGGAGGCTTATCCTCCTCGGGATGACGCTCATCGGCGCCGGGCTGCTCGCCGTATCGACCGCCGGCACGCTGGCGGTTCTGCTCGGAGCCTATCTGCTCATCGGACTTGGCGCCGCAGCCGCGCCCAATGGCATCCGCTCCACGCTGCAAAGCGAGCTCGACCCGGGCGTGCTGGGCCGTGTGTTCATTACGGCCCGTTTCGTGGTGAACACGGTCCGGACGCTGTCCATTGGCGCCGCATCGCTGCTTGCCGGTATTACAGGTCTTAGAGCTATTTTCGCCGCAGCGGCGTTGTGCGTTCTTCTGGGCGGAAGCGCCGCTTATGTGATGGGAAGGCGGGGAAGGCTGGCCGGGGAAGGCCGAAGAGAGTGGAATTGA
- a CDS encoding D-alanine--D-alanine ligase produces the protein MKVGVIMGGISSEREISLKTGAEILKELDPAKYEAVPVVINKREELAEQVRGLDLALLALHGAFGEDGTVQAVLESLDIPYTGSGVLSSAICMDKDMSKRLLRAAGIPTADWLCWNHIDEFAPEAAEQLGYPVIVKPSSGGSSIGMTKVNGPGELQGAVAEAFRWDRAVMAERYVRGMEITCSILDRETLPILGIVPQNAEWFDYEAKYTENGAVEQVAVLPPELEREVRKIALDCYRALKCSVYARVDMILSDGVPFVLEVNTLPGMTSASLLPKSAKAAGLTFSGLLDAIITASLKERGVPVHVR, from the coding sequence ATGAAGGTTGGCGTGATTATGGGCGGCATTTCGTCGGAAAGAGAGATTTCACTGAAGACGGGCGCGGAGATACTGAAAGAGCTGGACCCTGCCAAGTATGAGGCCGTTCCGGTCGTCATCAATAAGCGGGAGGAGCTGGCGGAGCAGGTGCGCGGCCTTGATCTTGCGCTGCTCGCGCTGCACGGGGCATTTGGCGAGGATGGAACGGTGCAAGCCGTGCTGGAATCGCTGGATATTCCGTATACAGGAAGCGGCGTGCTGTCCAGCGCGATCTGCATGGATAAGGATATGTCTAAAAGACTGCTCCGCGCAGCCGGCATCCCTACCGCCGATTGGCTGTGCTGGAACCATATCGACGAGTTTGCGCCGGAGGCGGCGGAACAGCTCGGCTATCCGGTGATCGTCAAGCCTTCTTCGGGCGGCTCCAGCATCGGCATGACCAAGGTGAACGGGCCGGGTGAGCTGCAGGGTGCTGTAGCAGAAGCTTTCCGCTGGGACCGGGCGGTTATGGCCGAGCGCTATGTCCGGGGAATGGAGATTACCTGCTCCATACTGGACAGAGAGACGCTGCCGATCCTCGGCATCGTTCCACAGAACGCGGAGTGGTTCGACTACGAAGCCAAGTATACCGAGAACGGAGCGGTAGAGCAGGTCGCCGTTCTGCCCCCTGAGCTGGAGCGCGAGGTGCGGAAGATCGCCCTGGATTGTTACCGGGCGCTGAAATGCAGCGTGTACGCGCGGGTCGATATGATTCTATCGGACGGTGTTCCCTTCGTCCTTGAGGTGAACACGCTGCCGGGCATGACGTCCGCCAGCCTGCTGCCCAAGAGCGCCAAAGCCGCCGGGCTGACATTTAGCGGTCTGCTCGATGCCATCATCACCGCTTCGCTGAAGGAAAGGGGCGTGCCCGTCCATGTCCGGTAA
- a CDS encoding polysaccharide deacetylase family protein: MRKRIVPVMAAAILIGLAAFFGLRHKSREVDFDIGGRKVKASGPIAYSGHELLVPLKFAERLLGVNIRWNPPSPLPKGVYYRDKVAVLMYHHLSRKPLLPSILSEDRFTEQMKLLKQDGYHVITMEQYRRFMLDNGKVPDNAVLITFDDGYESFYKLAFPVLRKYGYTAVDFVIVSDVDNPGKGGLPKLTWSQMREMKKFGMGFYNHTYDLHYYVPVDDQGGMGPALSSRLYIDDETRSEYNEEYYRRITGDLGLAERRLKEELGNTDSALAFPYGSYNDRVLDAAGSLGIPLTFTVKEGLAERGETNADRINGGSNLRTAAQTIGRIRKFVPKRELTVNGRGVPLAAVQPQLRKGTLLVPLDDICRSLHIAMNYDGLKGMVKLTMPKARHA; the protein is encoded by the coding sequence TTGAGAAAAAGAATCGTCCCTGTAATGGCTGCCGCAATTCTGATCGGTCTTGCCGCTTTTTTCGGTCTCAGACACAAGTCCCGTGAAGTTGATTTTGATATTGGGGGACGGAAGGTCAAAGCATCCGGCCCCATCGCATATTCGGGCCATGAACTGCTGGTCCCGCTAAAGTTCGCCGAAAGGCTGCTGGGCGTAAATATCCGCTGGAATCCCCCGTCGCCTTTGCCGAAAGGAGTATACTACCGGGACAAGGTTGCGGTCCTCATGTACCATCACCTGTCCCGGAAACCGCTGCTGCCCTCGATTTTGTCGGAGGACCGGTTCACCGAGCAGATGAAGCTGCTGAAACAGGATGGGTATCATGTGATCACCATGGAGCAGTACCGGCGGTTTATGCTTGATAACGGCAAGGTTCCGGACAATGCCGTGCTGATTACTTTCGATGACGGCTACGAGAGCTTCTATAAGCTTGCTTTTCCTGTCCTGCGGAAATACGGGTATACAGCGGTGGACTTTGTTATTGTTTCCGATGTCGACAACCCCGGCAAAGGAGGTCTGCCCAAGCTGACCTGGAGCCAGATGCGTGAAATGAAAAAATTCGGCATGGGCTTCTACAATCATACCTATGACCTGCATTATTACGTCCCTGTCGATGATCAGGGAGGAATGGGGCCGGCGCTTAGCTCACGGCTGTATATCGACGATGAGACGCGCAGCGAGTACAACGAGGAATATTACCGCAGAATTACCGGAGATCTCGGATTGGCCGAGCGCAGACTGAAGGAGGAGCTCGGCAATACCGACTCTGCGCTTGCCTTTCCGTACGGGTCATATAATGACCGCGTGCTGGATGCAGCGGGTTCGCTTGGGATTCCTCTGACTTTCACCGTCAAGGAAGGGCTGGCGGAGAGAGGCGAAACGAATGCCGACCGGATTAACGGGGGAAGCAATCTGCGCACCGCCGCCCAGACGATCGGACGAATCAGAAAATTCGTGCCCAAACGGGAATTGACGGTTAACGGGCGCGGCGTGCCGCTTGCCGCCGTCCAGCCGCAGCTAAGGAAGGGAACACTTCTCGTTCCGCTTGACGATATCTGCCGGTCGCTGCACATCGCCATGAATTACGACGGTCTTAAAGGCATGGTTAAGCTGACGATGCCGAAGGCAAGGCATGCATAG
- a CDS encoding GNAT family N-acetyltransferase: MDWQKSLIEDATLEDLPGIVAIYNSTIAGRMVTADLEPVSVEDRLAWFHEHRSGHRPLWVLRKDGEIAAWLSFQSFHERPAYNGTAELSIYVSEQYRGTGAGSLLVSKALEECGRLQITNLVGLVFGHNGPSLGLLEKFGFERWGLLPEVAEMDGVLRDLVIVGRKV; this comes from the coding sequence ATGGATTGGCAGAAGAGCCTAATTGAAGACGCAACGCTGGAAGATCTGCCGGGGATCGTGGCGATTTACAATTCGACTATAGCGGGCAGGATGGTTACGGCCGACCTGGAGCCCGTGAGCGTGGAGGACAGGCTCGCCTGGTTTCATGAGCACAGAAGCGGGCATCGTCCCCTATGGGTGCTGAGGAAGGACGGGGAAATTGCCGCCTGGCTGAGCTTTCAGTCGTTTCACGAAAGACCGGCCTATAACGGAACGGCGGAGCTCAGCATTTATGTAAGCGAACAATACAGGGGAACAGGAGCCGGGAGCCTGCTTGTGAGCAAAGCGCTCGAAGAATGCGGGCGGCTTCAAATCACTAATCTGGTGGGCCTGGTATTCGGTCACAACGGACCGAGTCTCGGCCTATTGGAGAAGTTCGGCTTTGAACGATGGGGGCTGCTGCCGGAGGTAGCCGAGATGGACGGAGTGCTGCGCGATCTCGTTATCGTCGGCCGGAAGGTTTAG
- a CDS encoding M24 family metallopeptidase, with amino-acid sequence MNEALKRLEREMTAEGLDALLVTDPKHVYYLTGFASNPHERFLGLLLIRGEEPVLVVPALDAESAHASSSVSSIVTHSDTDDPYTLLKERFGPSLRKLGIEKEHFSVASFELLSSAVQAEGFADIGPLLRRMRAIKSPEEIARMEHAAKLVEEVLSQGLAHVREGVSEIELVAELEYLMKKLGASGPSFDTMVLSGPNTALPHGVPGSRQITAGDLLMFDLGVFADGYASDITRTFAVERADSELVRIYDTVLAANEAGIAAAKAGASYGSVDLAARTVIDKAGYGSYFVHRVGHGLGMDTHEYPSLHGLNTDIMESGNVFTVEPGIYVPGIGGVRIEDEVLVEGGGARTLTRFPKGLTVLTL; translated from the coding sequence ATGAATGAAGCTCTGAAACGCCTGGAACGGGAAATGACAGCAGAAGGACTGGACGCCCTGCTTGTCACCGATCCCAAACATGTATACTATTTGACCGGCTTCGCCAGCAATCCGCACGAGCGGTTTCTGGGCCTGCTGCTTATCCGCGGCGAAGAGCCGGTGCTTGTCGTGCCCGCGCTCGACGCCGAGTCGGCCCATGCTTCGTCGTCCGTCTCCTCCATTGTGACGCACAGCGATACGGATGACCCGTACACTCTGCTGAAGGAGCGCTTCGGTCCGAGCCTAAGAAAGCTGGGCATCGAGAAGGAACACTTCTCCGTCGCGAGCTTTGAGCTTCTGTCCAGCGCCGTGCAGGCAGAAGGCTTTGCCGATATCGGCCCGCTTCTAAGGCGGATGCGCGCCATTAAATCGCCGGAGGAGATCGCGCGGATGGAGCACGCCGCCAAGCTGGTGGAGGAAGTGCTGAGCCAGGGGCTTGCCCACGTAAGGGAAGGAGTAAGCGAGATTGAGCTTGTCGCGGAGCTGGAATATTTGATGAAAAAGCTCGGCGCTTCCGGTCCGTCTTTCGATACGATGGTGCTGTCCGGTCCGAATACCGCCCTCCCGCACGGCGTTCCCGGTAGCCGCCAAATCACGGCGGGCGATCTGCTGATGTTCGATCTCGGCGTATTCGCGGACGGCTACGCTTCCGACATTACCCGGACCTTCGCCGTGGAGCGGGCGGACAGCGAGCTTGTCCGCATCTATGACACCGTGCTGGCCGCCAACGAAGCCGGCATTGCCGCCGCAAAGGCCGGTGCTTCATACGGCTCGGTCGATCTGGCGGCCCGGACCGTTATCGACAAGGCGGGGTACGGGTCTTATTTTGTTCACCGCGTCGGCCACGGCCTTGGCATGGATACCCATGAATATCCTTCCCTGCACGGCCTGAATACGGACATCATGGAGAGCGGCAACGTCTTTACGGTGGAGCCCGGCATCTATGTACCGGGAATCGGAGGCGTCAGAATCGAAGACGAGGTGCTTGTTGAGGGCGGCGGTGCCCGGACGCTGACCCGGTTCCCGAAAGGACTGACCGTGCTGACACTGTAA
- a CDS encoding YqkE family protein, translating into MAKKKNMPNTPRAAKEEPQATLKDLLSSEVLNKLKAQADELKNEEAARKEAERKAAEEARKVEQKRLDNDFGHLLENSSQDWRKYK; encoded by the coding sequence GTGGCAAAAAAGAAGAATATGCCGAATACACCTCGGGCGGCCAAGGAGGAGCCTCAAGCTACCTTGAAGGACCTACTGAGCAGCGAGGTGCTGAATAAGCTGAAGGCGCAGGCCGACGAGCTGAAGAATGAGGAGGCCGCCCGCAAAGAAGCCGAACGGAAGGCGGCGGAGGAAGCGCGGAAGGTGGAGCAGAAGCGGCTCGACAACGATTTTGGCCATCTGCTGGAGAACAGCAGCCAGGACTGGCGCAAATACAAATAA
- a CDS encoding aminotransferase class I/II-fold pyridoxal phosphate-dependent enzyme, whose amino-acid sequence MSGNWICQTVRELPPSGIRAFFETAANDKDLIQLGVGEPDFRVPESVRKACIRALNRGETGYSSNAGLPELRREIAGYLSAGFGLSYDPGTEIIVTMGSSEALDIALRTVLSPGDEVIIPSPGYVAYAPMVALGGGVVIPVETKREEGFKLTAEALRRSITPRTKALLVNYPSNPTGAVMTRRDWEPIAELAALHDLVVISDEVYAELTYGDRHVSIASLPGMKERTIVISGFSKAFAMTGWRVGYCCASGELAAAMLKIHQYIAMCAPVPGQIAALESLRSGLEAKDRMKAAFDARRALFVEGLNALGLPCHMPDGAFYAFPSVAGTGLTSEQFALRLVREAGVAVVPGSVFGPGGEGYVRCSYAASSGQLAEALRRIGRFMESLSPGGHAFDFQQDQSTGCGGAGIEAGAAAVGS is encoded by the coding sequence ATGTCCGGTAATTGGATTTGTCAGACCGTCCGCGAGCTTCCGCCGTCGGGCATCCGCGCCTTCTTCGAAACGGCCGCAAATGACAAGGACCTCATTCAGCTTGGAGTTGGCGAGCCCGATTTCCGGGTGCCGGAATCGGTCCGGAAGGCTTGCATCCGCGCGTTGAACCGGGGAGAGACTGGATATTCCTCCAATGCGGGGCTGCCGGAGCTTCGCAGGGAAATCGCCGGGTATTTAAGCGCCGGCTTCGGGCTATCTTATGATCCCGGGACGGAGATCATCGTCACGATGGGCAGCAGCGAAGCGTTGGATATTGCGCTTCGCACGGTCCTTTCGCCGGGGGACGAAGTGATTATCCCGTCACCCGGTTATGTGGCCTACGCGCCGATGGTTGCGCTGGGCGGCGGAGTCGTGATTCCCGTGGAGACGAAGCGGGAAGAAGGCTTCAAGCTGACGGCCGAGGCGCTGCGGCGGAGCATTACCCCGCGCACGAAGGCGCTTCTCGTAAATTACCCGAGTAATCCGACCGGCGCGGTGATGACCCGCCGGGATTGGGAGCCGATCGCCGAGCTTGCCGCCTTGCACGATCTGGTTGTTATCTCGGATGAGGTCTATGCCGAACTGACCTACGGTGACCGGCATGTCAGCATAGCGTCGCTGCCGGGAATGAAAGAGCGGACCATCGTCATCAGCGGTTTCTCCAAGGCGTTCGCCATGACCGGCTGGAGAGTCGGTTACTGCTGCGCAAGCGGCGAGTTGGCCGCAGCGATGCTCAAAATTCACCAATATATCGCCATGTGCGCTCCGGTTCCGGGGCAGATTGCCGCTCTTGAATCGCTGCGGAGCGGGCTTGAGGCGAAAGACCGGATGAAGGCTGCCTTTGACGCGAGGCGCGCTCTGTTCGTGGAGGGCTTGAATGCGCTCGGCCTGCCATGCCACATGCCGGACGGCGCTTTCTATGCCTTCCCGTCGGTAGCCGGAACCGGGCTGACCTCGGAGCAGTTCGCGCTCCGGCTTGTCCGCGAAGCCGGCGTCGCAGTCGTCCCCGGTTCCGTGTTCGGACCCGGCGGGGAGGGGTACGTCCGCTGCTCCTATGCCGCTTCGTCCGGGCAGCTGGCCGAGGCGCTGCGCCGGATCGGACGTTTTATGGAGTCCCTCTCTCCGGGCGGGCATGCGTTCGACTTTCAGCAGGACCAATCAACAGGCTGCGGGGGAGCGGGGATTGAAGCCGGGGCGGCTGCGGTCGGCTCTTAG
- a CDS encoding PLP-dependent aminotransferase family protein: MFNDFKLAEGRPVYLQVKDYMKRLIVQGALQADRRLPSTRELAGLLGVSRNTVISAYAELEEDGFAYTVQGKGSFAAAVSPVRATEDKVPASSEKLDWSERLSDYAQLAEELDLMKRGIRGAKGIISFTSIAPDEKLFDLDSVRRAFSDRMAVEGNVLLNYGYAKGYKPLIDYLMDYMARKGVDTRDKDMLITSGFTEGFDIVLSAIRKKSGTVLCENPTHNTAIKNLKLHGFEIKGIPMEQDGISIGGLEQALAEGAYDLAYFVPSYHNPTGIVTSLQKRLELMTLMNRFRIPVVEDGFNEELRYSGSHVAPLAAMAGAGNGVIYIGSFSKVLFPGLRVGWVLGDRRLIGILESIKRARNIHTSTLDQSLLYQYLHNGNLEKYLRRARAEYKRKYELTLACCREMIPYSSLSGDGGLHLFMAFEQGFDTRKLLAACSKRGVIFTPGDNFYTDGTGGNTLRLGFSRVADEDIRKGIAIIGKAARELLNS, from the coding sequence ATGTTCAATGATTTCAAGCTTGCAGAGGGCCGTCCGGTCTATCTTCAGGTCAAGGATTATATGAAACGGCTGATTGTCCAGGGTGCGCTTCAGGCGGACCGGCGGCTTCCCTCGACCAGAGAGCTGGCGGGGCTGCTAGGCGTCAGCCGCAATACGGTCATCTCCGCTTATGCGGAGCTTGAGGAAGACGGCTTCGCTTATACCGTCCAGGGCAAGGGCAGCTTCGCCGCCGCGGTATCGCCTGTCCGGGCAACTGAAGATAAGGTGCCTGCCAGCAGTGAAAAGCTGGATTGGAGCGAACGCCTCAGCGATTACGCTCAGCTCGCGGAGGAGCTGGATCTGATGAAGCGCGGCATCCGGGGTGCAAAAGGGATCATCTCGTTCACGAGCATCGCGCCGGACGAGAAGCTGTTCGATCTGGACAGCGTGAGGCGCGCTTTTTCGGACCGGATGGCCGTGGAGGGAAATGTGCTGCTGAATTACGGCTATGCCAAGGGCTACAAGCCGCTGATCGACTATTTAATGGATTATATGGCCCGCAAGGGCGTGGATACACGGGATAAAGATATGCTGATTACGAGCGGCTTCACCGAGGGCTTTGACATCGTGCTGTCGGCGATCCGAAAGAAAAGCGGCACGGTGCTGTGCGAGAACCCGACTCACAATACCGCGATCAAAAACTTGAAGCTGCACGGTTTTGAGATCAAAGGCATTCCGATGGAGCAGGACGGCATCAGCATCGGGGGGCTGGAACAGGCACTGGCGGAAGGGGCGTATGATCTTGCCTATTTCGTTCCGTCCTATCATAACCCGACTGGCATCGTGACCTCTCTGCAAAAAAGGCTGGAGCTGATGACCCTCATGAACCGTTTCCGGATTCCCGTCGTCGAGGACGGGTTTAACGAGGAGCTGCGGTACTCCGGCTCGCATGTGGCGCCGCTGGCAGCCATGGCTGGGGCAGGGAACGGCGTCATTTATATCGGAAGCTTTTCGAAGGTGCTCTTTCCGGGACTTAGAGTGGGCTGGGTGCTTGGGGACCGGCGGCTGATCGGCATTCTCGAGAGCATCAAGCGGGCAAGGAACATTCATACCTCGACGCTTGACCAATCGCTGCTCTATCAATATTTGCATAACGGCAATTTGGAAAAATATTTACGCAGAGCGCGGGCCGAATATAAGCGGAAATACGAGCTGACGCTTGCATGCTGCCGGGAGATGATTCCTTATTCCTCCCTGTCAGGAGACGGCGGGCTGCATCTGTTCATGGCGTTTGAGCAGGGCTTTGATACCCGGAAGCTGCTGGCGGCCTGCTCGAAAAGAGGCGTGATCTTCACGCCGGGAGACAACTTTTATACAGACGGAACAGGCGGGAACACGCTGCGGCTGGGCTTCTCCAGAGTGGCCGATGAGGACATCCGCAAGGGAATCGCCATTATCGGGAAAGCGGCAAGAGAGCTGTTGAACAGCTAA
- a CDS encoding methyl-accepting chemotaxis protein → MFRIRHSIGRRFMLLLLAALLFTSLTLSISFYFISVNTIKSYVVPQIDKLLGVASQDVFKALNTTHAQQSRSNDQAATNVEYYFQDKRTQHNVETIFLADYNNGKAVVLSADHGSALKRKEELVVTPALQQASKGKPAISDIYKDSHGIHKTAYVGIPGSSLIVGVSSDLTFVEDKMNSILWTSAGITLLALVISMAAALFMSRRITRPITRLAAYSDRLAEGDFTQELVVEGHDEISRLAESFQTMTQRLKELIGQVLHTADTVMADSNDLKERVDGIRNMAERSNESVEQIGKGSSLIASSAADNARAMEEISSGIQHIASAAGEVTEQIHEASAEAVSGNDTAQSAVEQMRQVGRASRESLEQFRKMDEQSQKIGDIVQGISELTKQIQMLSLNASIEAARAGEHGRGFAVVAGEVRKLSEQSREATEKIRGFLLSLQEEMQRSVASMSEVNEEVASGVGKVEEAGNAFNHLAVLIQSINQSIQSVSAATQEISAGTEEVTASVEETAQITSKSKAGAEALNENYHSQQEQLDGHAKTVEHLHEQTLKMQEAVRKFKI, encoded by the coding sequence ATGTTTCGGATCAGGCATTCCATCGGCCGGAGATTTATGTTGTTGCTGCTCGCCGCCCTCTTGTTTACTTCGCTTACGCTTAGTATCAGCTTTTACTTCATATCCGTGAACACCATCAAGAGCTATGTCGTCCCGCAGATTGATAAACTGCTCGGCGTAGCTTCGCAGGATGTGTTCAAGGCACTGAATACAACCCACGCCCAGCAATCCCGCAGCAACGACCAGGCTGCCACGAATGTTGAGTATTATTTCCAGGACAAGCGTACCCAGCATAATGTGGAGACGATCTTTCTGGCAGACTACAATAACGGCAAAGCCGTCGTACTGAGCGCGGATCACGGCTCGGCGCTGAAACGGAAGGAAGAGCTGGTCGTGACTCCGGCCCTTCAGCAAGCCTCCAAGGGAAAACCCGCGATCAGCGACATATACAAAGACAGTCATGGCATACATAAGACGGCCTATGTCGGCATCCCCGGCAGCAGCCTTATCGTCGGCGTGAGTTCGGACTTAACCTTTGTTGAAGACAAGATGAACAGCATCCTGTGGACCAGCGCAGGGATTACGCTCCTGGCCCTGGTCATCAGCATGGCCGCCGCTCTGTTCATGAGCCGCCGGATTACGCGTCCGATTACCCGGCTCGCGGCATACAGCGACCGGCTGGCCGAGGGCGATTTCACCCAGGAGCTGGTTGTGGAAGGACATGATGAAATCTCCAGGCTGGCCGAAAGCTTCCAAACGATGACCCAGCGCCTGAAAGAGCTGATTGGTCAGGTGCTGCATACCGCCGACACCGTTATGGCCGACTCCAATGATCTGAAGGAGCGCGTGGACGGTATCCGCAATATGGCCGAACGCTCCAACGAATCTGTCGAACAAATCGGCAAGGGCAGCTCGTTAATCGCAAGCAGCGCCGCGGATAACGCCCGTGCCATGGAAGAAATCAGCTCGGGCATCCAGCATATCGCTTCCGCTGCGGGCGAGGTCACCGAGCAGATTCATGAAGCCTCCGCCGAAGCGGTCAGCGGCAACGACACGGCTCAGAGCGCCGTCGAACAGATGCGCCAGGTCGGACGGGCTTCCAGGGAATCGCTGGAGCAGTTCCGCAAAATGGACGAGCAGTCGCAGAAAATCGGCGATATCGTCCAGGGCATCTCGGAGCTCACCAAGCAAATCCAGATGCTCTCCCTCAACGCTTCCATTGAAGCGGCACGGGCGGGCGAGCATGGCCGAGGCTTCGCCGTTGTCGCCGGAGAAGTGCGCAAGCTGTCGGAGCAGTCCAGAGAAGCAACTGAGAAGATCCGCGGGTTCCTGCTGAGCCTGCAGGAGGAAATGCAGCGTTCGGTAGCCAGCATGAGCGAGGTGAATGAAGAGGTCGCGTCCGGCGTGGGCAAGGTCGAAGAAGCGGGCAATGCCTTTAATCACCTTGCCGTCCTCATTCAAAGCATCAACCAGAGCATCCAGTCCGTGTCCGCAGCCACTCAGGAAATTTCGGCCGGAACCGAGGAAGTGACCGCGTCCGTAGAAGAAACCGCGCAGATCACTTCCAAATCGAAGGCGGGGGCCGAAGCGCTGAACGAGAATTACCATTCCCAGCAGGAACAGCTGGACGGCCATGCGAAGACGGTCGAGCATTTACATGAGCAGACGCTGAAAATGCAGGAAGCGGTCCGGAAGTTCAAAATTTAA
- a CDS encoding winged helix-turn-helix transcriptional regulator: MKQTSLCPRLQKSMDIIGKRWTGLIIYQLLQGPQRFGTIEASLPLSGRLLSERLKDLEQEGIVRREVFPETPVRIQYSLTEKGLALESVIRGLEHWSRDWIETDSECSSQHT, from the coding sequence ATGAAGCAGACTTCCCTTTGTCCCCGTCTGCAAAAAAGCATGGACATTATCGGAAAACGTTGGACCGGTCTGATCATCTACCAGCTGCTTCAGGGACCCCAGCGTTTCGGCACCATCGAAGCCTCCCTTCCACTCAGCGGAAGACTTCTGTCCGAGAGGCTGAAGGATCTGGAGCAGGAGGGCATTGTGCGCCGCGAAGTCTTCCCCGAGACGCCGGTGCGCATTCAGTATTCCCTGACCGAAAAAGGACTGGCGCTGGAATCGGTTATCCGCGGTTTGGAGCATTGGTCGCGGGACTGGATTGAAACCGATTCCGAATGCAGCAGCCAGCATACCTGA